The following are encoded in a window of Verrucomicrobiia bacterium genomic DNA:
- a CDS encoding glycoside hydrolase family 127 protein has protein sequence MRATGLVSPASLAIQLAVCLVCALGDTTVHDHLQLKVRPARPPQAAPFSLHDVRLLDGPFKTGQDIAVNYLLSLEPDLFLASFRKEAGLVPRGEPYPGWERMGIAGHSLGHYLSACALAYAATGDQRFLQRVNYIVADLAECQRAHGDGYVAAIPNGRRVFSEVAAGNIRSTGFDLNGCWVPLYTLHKELAGLRDAYRLCGNTQALQVARGLADYVERIHGNLNDEQMQRVLATEHGGINETFADLYADTGEPRYLALSRKFHHRAILEPLARGEDILPGKHANTQIPKLIGLATRYELTGDSTDRAAAQFFWERVVYHHSYVTGGHCDHEYFGPPDKLNDRLSPATTETCNVYNMLKLTRHVFGWQPEAKVADYYERALLNHIRATQHPDGRVIYNLSLLPGHHKEYQRLYDWFTCCMGTGMENHVKYGEAIYFHDAEGLWVNLYLASDLVWKKRGVAVRQETRWPDGDNATFTFTCVQPQEFALRLRHPHWARQGMRVVVNGKVHTESKTPSSFVEVRRRWRSGDRVEVRFPMDLYLESMPDNTNRIAIFYGPVLLAADLGPVNDPAASRPFYVPVLVTGGRSVKDWVQPLSLAKQRFRTVQVGRPKDIELTPFHRLHDRRYTVYLDVFTAADWAKREAEIRAEQEREQKLAARTVDVLRVGEMQPERDHNLRGERTAVGDFNGRKWRHATDGGWFAFDMKVEPQTKHELLCTYWGSEMGQRNFDILVDDVKIATQKLLNNQPGKFFDQIYPIPAELTRGKSKVTIKFQAHPGNFAGGLFGCRLLRSE, from the coding sequence ATGCGCGCAACCGGCCTTGTTTCCCCTGCTTCTCTGGCCATTCAACTGGCGGTATGCCTCGTTTGTGCCCTGGGCGATACCACCGTCCATGACCATCTTCAGCTCAAGGTGCGGCCGGCCCGCCCTCCGCAGGCGGCCCCTTTCAGCCTGCATGATGTGCGTTTGCTGGACGGACCTTTCAAAACCGGTCAGGATATTGCGGTCAACTATTTGCTCAGTTTGGAGCCTGACCTTTTTCTGGCCAGTTTTCGGAAAGAGGCCGGACTGGTTCCCAGGGGAGAGCCTTATCCTGGTTGGGAACGCATGGGGATTGCCGGTCATTCGTTGGGGCATTACCTGAGCGCCTGCGCCCTGGCCTACGCCGCCACGGGAGATCAGCGTTTTCTCCAGCGGGTAAATTACATCGTCGCCGACCTGGCAGAATGCCAGCGCGCTCATGGCGACGGCTACGTTGCCGCCATTCCCAACGGTCGGCGGGTATTTTCCGAGGTGGCCGCCGGCAACATACGATCCACCGGCTTTGACCTAAATGGCTGCTGGGTGCCCCTCTATACCCTGCATAAAGAACTGGCCGGGCTGCGCGATGCCTACCGGCTTTGCGGTAACACGCAGGCATTACAGGTGGCGCGCGGGCTGGCCGATTATGTGGAGCGAATTCATGGGAATCTGAACGACGAACAGATGCAACGCGTGCTCGCCACGGAGCACGGCGGCATTAATGAGACTTTTGCCGACCTCTACGCCGACACGGGCGAGCCTCGGTACCTGGCCCTTTCACGTAAATTCCATCATCGCGCCATTTTGGAACCGCTGGCACGGGGGGAAGACATTCTGCCCGGCAAACATGCCAACACGCAAATTCCTAAACTCATTGGACTGGCCACGCGTTACGAGCTGACGGGCGACTCTACGGACCGCGCGGCGGCCCAATTTTTCTGGGAACGCGTGGTTTACCATCATAGCTACGTCACGGGCGGCCACTGCGACCATGAATACTTTGGGCCGCCGGACAAGCTGAATGATCGTCTCAGCCCGGCCACCACGGAAACTTGCAATGTCTATAACATGCTCAAGCTTACCCGGCACGTTTTTGGGTGGCAGCCGGAGGCCAAAGTGGCCGATTATTACGAGCGCGCTCTGCTGAATCACATCCGGGCCACCCAGCATCCGGATGGACGGGTGATCTACAACCTTTCCCTCCTGCCCGGTCACCACAAGGAATACCAGCGCCTTTATGACTGGTTCACCTGCTGCATGGGCACCGGGATGGAGAACCACGTGAAATATGGGGAGGCCATCTATTTCCACGATGCGGAGGGGCTGTGGGTCAACCTTTACCTGGCCTCGGACCTGGTGTGGAAAAAGCGAGGGGTGGCCGTGCGGCAGGAAACCCGTTGGCCGGATGGTGACAACGCCACCTTTACTTTCACCTGTGTTCAACCGCAGGAATTTGCCCTTCGTCTCCGGCATCCTCATTGGGCGCGGCAGGGGATGCGGGTGGTGGTTAATGGTAAGGTTCATACGGAGAGCAAAACACCTTCCTCCTTTGTCGAAGTCCGCCGTCGCTGGCGCAGCGGGGATCGTGTGGAGGTCCGCTTTCCCATGGATTTATACCTGGAATCCATGCCGGACAATACCAATCGCATTGCCATTTTTTATGGGCCGGTGTTGCTGGCGGCTGATTTGGGTCCAGTTAACGATCCTGCGGCCTCACGGCCATTCTATGTGCCGGTGCTGGTCACGGGAGGGCGGTCAGTAAAAGACTGGGTCCAACCGCTTTCCCTGGCTAAGCAACGATTTCGCACAGTGCAGGTGGGGCGCCCCAAAGACATTGAATTGACGCCCTTTCACCGTTTGCATGACCGCCGCTATACAGTGTATTTGGACGTTTTTACAGCCGCCGATTGGGCCAAACGCGAAGCCGAAATCCGGGCCGAACAGGAACGTGAGCAAAAATTGGCTGCTCGCACCGTGGATGTTTTGCGCGTAGGCGAAATGCAACCCGAGCGGGATCACAACCTGCGCGGCGAACGCACCGCAGTGGGCGATTTTAATGGTCGCAAATGGCGTCACGCCACCGATGGAGGTTGGTTTGCCTTTGATATGAAAGTGGAGCCCCAGACAAAACATGAGCTCTTGTGTACCTACTGGGGCAGCGAAATGGGGCAGCGTAATTTTGACATTCTGGTGGATGATGTCAAAATTGCCACCCAGAAACTGCTCAACAATCAGCCGGGGAAGTTTTTTGATCAGATTTATCCCATCCCTGCCGAGTTGACCCGTGGCAAATCCAAAGTCACCATCAAGTTCCAGGCGCATCCGGGCAATTTCGCCGGCGGTCTGTTTGGCTGCCGTTTGCTCCGCAGCGAATAG
- a CDS encoding DUF5107 domain-containing protein encodes MQPPSRRFVAICTFLMGMVWGIVPCLEAATGPVRVWETNQVIPTYLAAPPSVIPRFYNGRTYQGAKATFYPYPVQDKLTDIKTNQNYRLVYLENDFLQISVLPELGGRIFSAVDKSNGYNFFYRQHVIKPALIGMLGAWISGGVEWNIPHHHRATSFMPVEHTTTRNADGSITLWVGETEMRHRLRWLVGMTLYPDRGYLELNCKVFNITPFAHSMLFWINPAVHANTNYQVIFPPATEWVTQHSKPEFASWPIARQWYGGVDYTAGVDISWWKNHPSPVSFFAWNYEDDWFGGYDHGLQAGVLHVADHHIAPGKKFFEWGNGPEGERWSQVLTDEDGPYLELMAGAWSDNQPDYSWMQPGEVREWQHWWYPIRQMGGVKAATRDVALNWDAKDGRARVSLNTTRDFLRAQVRLVGQASAEKEAAPLFRTNITLKAGQSWTMSLPLDRQIPPAHSLGVEVVELSELGQPMGRLVAYQETPPRNSPMPKPVERPRNPRDYASVDELYYTGQRIEQLYSPSFEPEPYYQEILRRDPGDYRANTAMGILMCKQWRWADAEKYLRTALVRATAHYIRPKDGEAAYYLGVALRHQAEETPAAALPQLSTTKAALLTEAESAFRKAAWSEGWKAASYLQLAEIASLRGLHEEAVQWLNAHLALNSRNAAALAAKASLFNSLGRWREAATAAAMAREMDPLNSHAELEAYLAQNRKRSVSECVSSEEMAKVRAIFQQSAVEAAEVVAFYQRHGLSGGALARCLILGAQLGEDAFVPVTFNYSAMQAPASPALQGDGSASNTSHRLAGAFVYQHEAIPVLAQWTEQAPKDPMPLYALGNLLYDAQPARAAAAWENALQRLQAAEGANAKLQALVLRNLGTAYAQQDKDMAKAVACMEKAVQLNPREPRFLFELDVLHEAAGMPVKQRLQWLEQTPEVAAQRDDALTRLILLYLADGQFDRALHILTTHRFHNWEGSSEIRNIYVEACLLRGRQHLRDGRAAEALQDFTNALEFPANLEVGRPKRDTKAAAIYYHVALAHQMAGRVEAARDARGKAAGAYDGGQASDSRFYRAMAMQELGRETEARPLLESLVKHGQELQTREPADYFAKFGERRPERVRLADAHYLTGLGYLGLGQTAAAKAALQKALELHPAHLGASLHLR; translated from the coding sequence ATGCAGCCTCCATCGCGTCGGTTTGTTGCCATCTGCACGTTCCTGATGGGAATGGTGTGGGGGATTGTGCCGTGCCTCGAAGCCGCCACCGGCCCCGTGCGGGTATGGGAAACCAACCAGGTCATTCCCACCTATTTGGCGGCTCCCCCCAGCGTTATTCCCAGGTTTTACAACGGACGTACCTACCAGGGGGCCAAGGCCACCTTTTATCCCTACCCCGTTCAGGACAAGCTCACCGACATCAAAACCAACCAAAACTACCGGCTGGTCTATTTGGAAAACGATTTCCTCCAGATCAGCGTTCTACCCGAACTCGGCGGTCGCATTTTTTCGGCGGTGGATAAAAGCAACGGGTATAACTTTTTTTATCGGCAACACGTCATCAAACCGGCCCTGATCGGGATGTTGGGGGCGTGGATCTCCGGCGGGGTGGAGTGGAACATTCCCCATCATCATCGGGCCACCAGTTTCATGCCGGTGGAACACACGACGACCCGCAACGCCGACGGCAGCATCACCCTGTGGGTGGGCGAAACCGAGATGCGACATCGGCTGCGCTGGCTGGTGGGAATGACGCTGTATCCGGACCGCGGCTATCTGGAATTGAATTGCAAAGTGTTCAACATCACGCCTTTTGCACATTCCATGCTGTTTTGGATCAATCCAGCCGTGCACGCCAACACCAATTATCAGGTGATTTTTCCACCCGCCACCGAATGGGTCACCCAGCACAGCAAGCCGGAGTTTGCGAGCTGGCCCATCGCCCGGCAATGGTATGGGGGCGTGGATTACACCGCCGGTGTGGACATTAGTTGGTGGAAAAACCACCCGTCCCCGGTCTCCTTTTTTGCCTGGAATTATGAAGACGACTGGTTTGGCGGCTACGACCACGGGCTTCAGGCGGGGGTGCTGCACGTGGCAGACCACCATATTGCCCCCGGGAAGAAGTTTTTTGAATGGGGCAACGGCCCGGAGGGTGAACGGTGGAGCCAGGTGCTGACGGACGAAGACGGCCCCTACCTTGAGCTGATGGCGGGGGCGTGGTCAGACAATCAGCCGGATTATAGTTGGATGCAGCCCGGCGAGGTGCGTGAATGGCAACATTGGTGGTATCCCATCCGGCAGATGGGCGGAGTTAAAGCCGCGACGCGCGATGTGGCGCTCAACTGGGACGCCAAGGATGGCCGGGCACGGGTATCCCTCAACACCACACGGGACTTTCTGCGGGCGCAAGTTCGCCTGGTGGGGCAGGCATCGGCGGAAAAGGAGGCCGCCCCCCTGTTTCGCACCAATATTACTCTGAAAGCAGGCCAGTCATGGACCATGAGCCTGCCGCTGGACCGTCAAATACCCCCAGCTCATTCCCTCGGGGTGGAGGTGGTGGAACTCAGCGAATTGGGACAGCCCATGGGCCGGCTGGTGGCCTACCAGGAAACGCCACCCAGGAATTCGCCCATGCCCAAACCGGTGGAGCGGCCGCGAAACCCCCGTGACTATGCCAGCGTGGATGAACTTTACTACACCGGCCAGCGTATCGAGCAACTATACAGCCCCAGTTTTGAGCCGGAGCCTTATTATCAGGAAATCTTGCGCCGGGACCCGGGCGATTACCGGGCCAACACCGCCATGGGCATTCTGATGTGCAAACAGTGGCGCTGGGCGGACGCCGAGAAATACCTGCGGACAGCGCTGGTCCGAGCCACCGCGCATTACATCCGGCCCAAAGATGGGGAGGCCGCCTATTACCTCGGCGTGGCCTTGCGCCACCAGGCCGAGGAAACGCCAGCGGCGGCTTTGCCTCAATTATCCACCACCAAGGCGGCGCTGCTCACGGAGGCCGAATCGGCATTCAGAAAAGCAGCCTGGAGTGAAGGATGGAAAGCGGCCAGTTATCTGCAACTTGCTGAAATAGCCAGTCTTCGGGGCCTCCATGAAGAAGCAGTGCAATGGTTAAACGCCCATCTGGCCCTGAATTCACGGAATGCCGCGGCACTGGCCGCCAAGGCAAGCCTGTTCAACTCGCTGGGCCGATGGCGGGAGGCTGCTACGGCAGCCGCTATGGCACGGGAAATGGACCCTTTGAATTCACATGCGGAACTGGAGGCTTATCTGGCTCAAAATCGCAAGCGCAGCGTCAGCGAGTGTGTCTCGTCCGAGGAGATGGCGAAGGTGAGGGCCATCTTTCAGCAATCCGCAGTGGAAGCGGCGGAAGTGGTGGCTTTTTATCAGCGCCACGGCCTGTCTGGCGGTGCGCTGGCACGGTGTTTAATTCTCGGCGCTCAGTTGGGCGAAGATGCCTTTGTGCCTGTCACCTTTAATTATAGCGCCATGCAGGCCCCAGCCAGTCCGGCCTTGCAGGGGGATGGCTCTGCATCAAACACCAGCCATCGCCTCGCCGGCGCCTTTGTTTATCAACACGAAGCGATTCCCGTGTTGGCCCAGTGGACCGAACAGGCCCCTAAAGATCCCATGCCGCTGTACGCGCTGGGAAACCTGCTTTACGATGCCCAGCCCGCGCGCGCGGCGGCCGCCTGGGAAAATGCCTTGCAGCGGCTGCAGGCCGCCGAGGGGGCAAATGCGAAACTGCAGGCGCTGGTCTTGCGCAATTTGGGCACGGCTTACGCTCAACAGGACAAGGACATGGCCAAAGCAGTGGCCTGCATGGAAAAGGCCGTGCAACTAAATCCACGTGAACCGCGCTTCCTGTTTGAGTTGGATGTTCTCCATGAGGCCGCGGGAATGCCGGTGAAACAACGGCTGCAATGGCTGGAACAGACGCCGGAGGTGGCGGCGCAAAGGGATGATGCACTCACGCGCTTGATCCTCCTGTACCTGGCGGATGGCCAATTTGACCGGGCGCTCCATATTCTAACCACTCACCGCTTTCATAATTGGGAAGGGAGCAGCGAAATCCGCAATATTTATGTGGAAGCCTGCTTGTTGCGGGGACGCCAACACCTGCGCGATGGACGCGCCGCTGAAGCGCTGCAGGATTTCACAAACGCGCTGGAGTTCCCAGCCAACCTGGAAGTCGGCCGGCCCAAACGCGACACCAAAGCCGCCGCGATTTATTATCACGTGGCACTGGCCCATCAAATGGCCGGCCGGGTGGAGGCGGCCCGTGATGCCCGCGGCAAGGCGGCCGGGGCCTATGATGGCGGCCAGGCCTCCGACAGCCGCTTTTATCGCGCCATGGCCATGCAAGAGCTGGGGCGTGAGACTGAAGCCCGGCCGTTATTGGAAAGTCTCGTGAAACACGGCCAGGAGTTGCAGACCCGCGAGCCGGCGGATTATTTCGCCAAATTTGGTGAGCGCCGCCCGGAACGCGTGCGTCTAGCTGATGCGCATTATCTCACCGGCCTGGGTTACCTGGGGTTGGGGCAAACTGCCGCGGCAAAAGCCGCCCTACAAAAGGCCCTCGAATTGCATCCCGCGCATTTGGGGGCCTCCCTGCACCTGCGCTGA
- the metG gene encoding methionine--tRNA ligase: protein MSKRFYITTAIDYVNGQPHLGHAYEKIITDVIARAHRALGEEVFFLTGLDEHGQKVQQAAAAMGKEPQAYCDELAEDWKRFVDKLGLSNDEFIRTTQPRHKQWVQTVLNRLHAQGDFYLKEYRGFYSVKEETFLTEKDRRPDGTFDPAWGEVIELTEQNYYFRLGRHQQWLIEHIEANPAFVAPDYRRNEVLGFLKNNVLEDLCITRPVSRLNWGIPLPFDPNYVTYVWFDALSNYASLPGALGDPLVVKTLGLPQPPHGPELWPADIHVIGKDIIKFHAVYWPIMLKAMGLPLPKQVLVHGWWQKDGAKLSKSTGNIVDPVAVIDEWGLDAFRYYLVRELAIGPDGNWTDAGFSSRYHAELANGLGNLLNRTLNMVKRYRQGEVPQPHHELAPEATAVVEKVITMLRQNELQEGLIAIWSLVNRANQYIDQTAPFKLAKDPAQAARLDQVLYNLLECCRVLAILLSPYLPTTAARIFEQLNLGKVPPLLAEAAWGRLPKGHKVGEPSPLFPRKDQR from the coding sequence ATGAGCAAGCGTTTTTACATTACGACGGCCATTGATTATGTGAATGGGCAGCCTCACCTGGGGCATGCCTATGAAAAAATCATCACTGACGTCATTGCCCGCGCGCACCGGGCGCTGGGAGAAGAAGTGTTCTTTCTGACCGGGCTGGACGAGCATGGGCAGAAAGTGCAGCAGGCCGCGGCGGCCATGGGCAAGGAGCCCCAGGCCTATTGCGACGAACTGGCCGAAGACTGGAAACGGTTTGTGGACAAGCTGGGATTGTCCAATGACGAGTTTATCCGCACCACCCAACCGCGCCACAAACAGTGGGTGCAGACCGTGCTCAACCGCCTGCATGCGCAGGGCGATTTTTACCTCAAGGAATACCGCGGCTTCTACAGTGTCAAAGAGGAAACCTTTTTGACCGAAAAAGACCGCCGCCCGGACGGGACCTTCGATCCCGCCTGGGGGGAGGTCATCGAGTTGACGGAGCAAAATTATTATTTCCGCCTGGGCCGACATCAACAGTGGTTGATTGAGCACATCGAGGCCAATCCCGCCTTTGTGGCGCCGGACTATCGCCGCAACGAAGTGCTGGGATTTCTCAAAAACAACGTGCTCGAGGATTTGTGCATCACGCGGCCGGTATCGCGGTTGAACTGGGGCATTCCCCTGCCCTTTGATCCCAACTATGTGACCTACGTGTGGTTTGACGCCCTTTCCAATTACGCAAGTTTGCCAGGCGCGCTGGGGGACCCTCTGGTGGTCAAAACGCTGGGATTGCCTCAGCCGCCCCATGGCCCCGAGTTGTGGCCGGCCGACATCCATGTCATTGGCAAGGACATCATCAAGTTTCACGCGGTGTATTGGCCGATCATGCTCAAAGCAATGGGACTGCCGCTGCCCAAACAGGTTTTGGTGCATGGTTGGTGGCAGAAGGACGGCGCCAAGCTGAGCAAATCCACCGGCAACATTGTGGACCCCGTCGCCGTGATTGATGAATGGGGCCTGGATGCCTTCCGCTATTATCTGGTACGCGAGCTGGCCATCGGGCCGGATGGCAACTGGACAGATGCCGGTTTCAGCAGCCGCTACCATGCGGAGCTGGCCAATGGGTTGGGCAACCTGCTGAATCGCACCTTGAACATGGTTAAAAGATACCGCCAAGGTGAAGTGCCGCAGCCGCATCATGAGCTGGCGCCGGAAGCCACGGCCGTGGTGGAAAAAGTGATTACCATGCTCCGGCAAAATGAATTACAGGAGGGCTTGATCGCCATCTGGTCCCTGGTGAACCGGGCCAACCAATACATTGACCAGACCGCGCCATTCAAGCTGGCCAAGGATCCGGCCCAGGCCGCGCGCCTGGACCAGGTGCTCTATAACTTGCTGGAGTGTTGCCGCGTGCTGGCGATTCTCCTTTCTCCCTACCTGCCCACCACGGCCGCCCGCATCTTTGAGCAACTCAACCTGGGCAAAGTCCCCCCGCTTCTGGCTGAAGCAGCATGGGGCAGGCTGCCGAAAGGCCACAAAGTGGGCGAGCCTTCGCCACTTTTCCCCCGCAAAGACCAGCGTTAG
- a CDS encoding serine protease has protein sequence MRSPKLISLGLALWMLIVLGLSAADPEKSVVQIFNFSQQPDWGAPWRMEGLRRGTGTGFVVKGKRIMTNAHVVSWARQILVRRYQDPRPFLARVAFIGHDCDLALLEVEDERFFEGLEPLELGDLPKVRSTVVTYGYPAGGEQISYTRGVVSRIEIQTYVHIANRSLLAVQTDAAINPGNSGGPVIQDDKVVGVAFMGAPGLENTGFFIPPNIIRHFLKDIEDGRYDGFPSPGVRITPLHNAAYRRFLKLPMNEFGARIDGIQAQDESERLLMEDDVLLQAGPYMVGSDGTILYEGNRVHVVAAFHEIQHGESIRLKIWRKGSEVEVNLTLKVQKRDLAAGNQYDVLPRYYIHGGLVFTPLSLDYLKTFGRNWSDEVGAELAYELFYRRHELPGTVREEPVVLAVVLADPANASFNVKGRVLVDRINGMRIEKLEDVMTAFAKVKTGQHLIEFLPKGTFECLDAQAAAEAGPRVMKNYGITEDRRL, from the coding sequence GTGCGCAGTCCAAAATTGATTTCCTTGGGGCTGGCTCTCTGGATGCTGATCGTTTTGGGGCTTTCAGCAGCGGATCCGGAGAAGTCAGTAGTGCAAATCTTCAACTTCAGCCAGCAACCGGATTGGGGGGCGCCCTGGCGCATGGAGGGATTGCGGCGCGGCACCGGCACCGGTTTTGTGGTGAAGGGCAAGCGCATCATGACCAACGCGCATGTGGTGAGCTGGGCGCGCCAGATTCTGGTGCGGCGCTATCAGGATCCACGGCCGTTTCTGGCCAGGGTGGCGTTCATCGGGCATGACTGCGACCTGGCCTTGCTGGAGGTGGAAGATGAACGCTTTTTTGAAGGGCTGGAGCCGCTGGAACTGGGTGATTTGCCCAAGGTCCGCTCCACCGTGGTGACTTATGGATATCCGGCAGGCGGCGAGCAGATTTCCTACACGCGCGGGGTGGTGTCGCGCATTGAAATCCAGACTTATGTGCACATTGCGAATCGGTCCTTGCTGGCCGTCCAGACTGATGCGGCCATCAATCCCGGCAACAGCGGCGGGCCGGTGATTCAGGATGACAAAGTGGTGGGGGTGGCGTTCATGGGCGCGCCGGGTTTGGAAAACACCGGGTTTTTCATCCCGCCGAACATTATTCGCCATTTTTTGAAGGATATTGAGGATGGGCGTTACGATGGTTTCCCCTCGCCCGGGGTCCGGATTACACCGCTGCACAACGCCGCCTATCGCCGCTTCTTAAAGCTGCCCATGAATGAGTTTGGCGCACGGATTGATGGAATTCAGGCCCAGGATGAAAGTGAGCGGTTGTTGATGGAGGATGATGTGCTGTTGCAGGCGGGGCCTTATATGGTGGGCAGTGATGGCACCATACTCTATGAAGGCAACCGGGTGCACGTCGTGGCGGCTTTCCATGAAATCCAGCACGGAGAGAGCATTCGGCTGAAAATCTGGCGCAAAGGTAGCGAGGTTGAGGTCAATCTGACCTTGAAAGTGCAAAAGCGGGATCTCGCCGCCGGCAATCAATATGATGTGCTGCCGCGGTACTACATCCACGGGGGACTGGTGTTCACGCCGCTGAGTCTGGACTATCTCAAGACGTTTGGGCGTAACTGGTCGGACGAGGTGGGGGCCGAGCTGGCCTACGAGTTGTTTTACCGGCGCCATGAGCTGCCAGGAACGGTGCGCGAAGAGCCAGTGGTGCTGGCCGTGGTGCTCGCGGATCCGGCCAACGCCAGTTTTAATGTGAAAGGAAGGGTACTGGTGGACCGCATCAACGGCATGCGCATAGAAAAACTGGAGGATGTCATGACGGCGTTTGCCAAGGTGAAAACCGGGCAGCATCTGATTGAATTCCTGCCCAAAGGAACCTTTGAATGCCTGGACGCCCAAGCGGCAGCCGAAGCCGGGCCAAGGGTAATGAAAAATTATGGCATAACGGAGGATCGTCGTTTATGA